The segment TTGGTAAATGTGAGCGGCAAGGCGCTCATGTTTGGCCGCGTTGACGACATGAAAATCGATTTGTCAAACAGTGCCTAGTACTACAGCGCTAGGTTGAATCCCAATAGCATCGTTTGATTTTGCTTACTTTGATGCCAATTCTCCGGAGTTTTTTGCGAGTTCTTTTGGTGTGTGATCTTGTTGCTTTTGCGTTTCGTTGTTGGTGGTACTGAATCGTAGCGGCAACCCGGTCCAGTAGCGCCGACGATGCCCGCCCCTTAAGCCACCAAGTCTGGACCAGTGCCGATACGGCGTCGTGAACCTGATAGACGGTGAACCCAGATTTTTTTTCCCCCGAGCTTTTCTCGCATCTTCGTCAAGAACAGGTAGCTTACGCACGACAGAATCATGTGTCGTTTGAGCCCGAGATACTTCCGGCCCTCCCAGGCGTCGAGTCCAATGTCCTGCTTTTGATCCTGGAAGCAACGTTCGACATGCCAGCGGCTGAAGGCAACGAGCAACAACTTTTGAACGCTTGTTGCAGCCGGCGCGTTGCTGAGAAAGTACTTGATTTCATCCGGCTTGAGTGGGTTACGAGCCACCAACAAGTGCCAACGCTTGCTCGAAACACACTTGCCGTCAGGACGATAGATCATCGCATGCTTGACTTCCCAGACCATGGGACCTTTATCTCCATCTTTGACGCGATAACGCTCCCATGACTGATTCGTGAACCGCGTGGATTCTTCCAGCAGTTTGCGAAACGGCTGAGCTTTGGGATTGTCTTTGGCAACTCGCGCACCTTTTTGCGGCCGACCACGACACGGATCTTTGGGAGGATGTTGGAGCCCGGGTTTCTTGATCCAGCCGGTCATTGAAACTGGAACCTCGCCGATGAATAACTGTGCTTTGGCATCAAGAGCTCGTAAAAACGGGCCTTTGGAGCCGTAGCCTTCGTCAAAGGTGATCCACTCAAACTCCAGACCGTTGGACAGCGCGCGATCGTAAAGCTCCAGTGCGATCTTCCACTTTGGCTGATACACCATTTCGTCGGGGATCCCGGCAACGCGACAACGCTCGCGATCTTCAGACCAGCTCTCAGGAAGGAACAACTCACCATCAAGCAAGCAGTGAAAGTCATCCTGAGCAAAAGCAAGATGAACCGTCACCATGCAGTTATCGGTCTTGCCAACCTTGCCACACCACTGACGCTGAACGCCAGGCGTCTTGGTGCCTTTCTTGACATCGCTCGTTTCGTCAAACACGCCGATGGCACGCTTGCTACCGCGCTCCGTTGCCACCATCTGTTGCAGACGATCTCGCACGGCGTCTTCATTCCATGCGTATTGAGCAAGAAACTCCTGAAGCGTGCGAACGGGAACTCCGGCAGCCAGTGCAATGGGCTCAACACTCTTGCGAGCAAGGTTTGATAGCTGACCCTGAACATACGTTGGCATATGAGCACGGGTATCTTTTCGACTAAAACAATCGGAGAACCGATTCAGAAAACGTGTCAAAGCTGGTTTCATCTGACGAATCCAAGTACCATCCATCAAAGCACCTCCTTGTGCATGAACGATATAGAATCCCAAATTTCAACTAATTCTCAAATATCAACCTAGCGCTGTAGTACTAGATTGATTCGGTTTCGGAACCTTTTTTTCGAAAGCTGTTTACATCAATACCATGACGTTTGAGCAGTTTGTGCATCCCCTGGCGTGAGAGTCCAGCCTGGCGTGCCGCACTGGCAATGACTCCACCGTGTTTCTCCAACAAGTTGGTTAAGTACGCTCGGTCCGCGCTATCAAGTGCCTCGTCGCGAGAGACTTCAGCCAACTCCGACATTTCGACATTCCGTTCTTCGGCTGGATTGCGGATCGGCGCTGGTAAATCAACAGGATGAATCGTCTTGCCGCGTGCCAACGTGATCGCGCGTTCGATGACGTTACGCATTTCGCGAACGTTACCAGGCCATCTGTATCGCCGAAAACAATCGATCGTCTCATCAGAGAATCCGTTGATCCTTGAATCCGCCGGACGCAGTTTCTGAAGAAAACCTTCTGCCAACAGAATTACATCGTCGCCACGGTCTCGTAGCGGCGGAAGTTCGATATGGATAATCGCAAGTCGAAAGAACAGGTCCTGCCGAAATGTTCCTGCATTGACTTCCGCCTGCAAGTCCCGATTGGTTGCAGAGATGAATCGAGTGTCTACTGTGACAGACTTGTTATCGCCGACTGGCGTGAAGGTTTGCTCCTGAATCACCCGCAACAGTTTTGCCTGAGACGACGCCGGCAGTTCGCCCAACTCATCAAGGAACGCGGTTCCCCCGTCGCAAGCACGCAGCAACCCGGCTTGATCAGTGACCGCACCGGTGAACGACCCTTTGATGTGACCGAACAGGACCGACTCAAAAAGCGATTCTGGAATCGCAGTGCAATCGATAACCTGAAACGCGCTCTGGCGCCGCAGACTGTGGTGGTGAATCGCACTGGCAATGACTTCCTTTCCGGTGCCGCTTTCGCCCGTGATCAGAACATTGGTGTTACTATTTGCGACCCGATCAACGACGTCCAAAAGCTCGTTCATCGCAGAGCTGTTGCCAATGATTTCCGGACACTTTTCCCGCAAAACAGGGACATCTGCCGGAGTTGCATTGATTTTGACCGGCGCGGGCGCCTGTTGTAGCACCCGCCTGACGGCAGTCAATAATTCTTCAAACTTAACCGGTTTGAGCAGGTAGTCTGCGATGCCAATCCGCACGCTTTCGATCGCAGAAGGAATCGAAGGCACACCTGTGACAACAATCACCGGGATATGAGAATATTTTGCTCGCCCCTGTTTCAGCAGCTCCAGTTTCAAGTTGCCGGGCATGTTGAGATCCGACAAGATTAAATCGAAAGAGTGTTCCTGCAAAACGGCGAACGCGTCGTCAGCGTCCTCAACGCAAACGCACTCATAGCCTTCGTCACCCAACAGTTCCGCCGTCGTATTGCGATATAACGGCTCGTCATCGGCAATGAGAATACGCTGTGGTTTTGTGACGGATTGATTCATGTACGCAATTCTAACGAAAGTAACTGGTAACAACGATTCGAATCGAGAATGGCCAGAGCCCACAAAACTGTCGTTCGAGCGGTATCACTATTCTAACTGTCGGGGAAGTCGCACAACAAAACTGGTGCCCTGATCCGGGTCGCTGCTTGCTTCGATCGTCCCCTTCATTGCCTCAATGATTCCACGAGACACCGACAGCCCCAAGCCCATCCCTTGGCCGATGGCGACTGACTTTGTGCTGAAGAATGGGTCGAAAATTTTATCGATCACTGATGCCGCAATACCGTGGCCATGGTCCGTCACGTTGATCGTGATATCATCGGGATCGGTGCGAACGGAAACGGTGACTTTCTGTTTGGCTCCCGACGCCTGAATGGCATTGCGAACAAGATTCAACAGCACTTGCTTCAGTTCACCCGATCGCAACCGGACTTCATCATCCGCAAGCGACTTCGAAGCTTGAAGAGAATCGAACTTCGCCACGACCTCAACGTCGGTTTTGCGCGAGAGTGGAAGTGTCAGTGCGATGACCTCTCCAATGACTTTGCGAACTGAGAACCGTGTCGCATACTGTTGGCTTGGTCGATAGAGCTGGTACATCTGATGCGTAATCCCGCTGATGCGGTCGATCTCGCCATCGATCAAATCCAGTTTCTCGTAGTGTTTGACGTCGCTGGGGAGGTGACGTCTGAACAACGCAAAAGCGTTTCGGATTCCGGCTAGTGGATTGTTGATCTCGTGAGCAACTCCGGCCGCCAGTTCACCCAACGCGGCAAGCTTTTCCACTTTCAACCGGTGCTCTTTGAGCCTGGCGATCTGAGCGGTACGCTCTTGAACGAGCTGCTCCAGATGCTCGTTGTGCACGCGCAGCTGCTCTCGCATCCGCCGTTTGTCAGAGACATCCCGAACGCTGGCACGGAACCCCAGCGACCGTCCGTCGGAATCGATCATCGGTTGCCACGAAACTGCGCACCAGCCCTGCGTTCCGTCGCGACACTGCGTCCGAAACTCAACGTTGTTTGCAGTGCTTGAGGCATTTCCTTCGCCAACGAAACCAGCAACTTTCTGGTGGTGCTCAGTCGCAACCAACGGCAACGGGTAGTCGTCCATCTTCAGGCACTCTTGCGGTGTGTAGCCCGTAAACCGTTGGACAGCATCGTTCACCCAGAGTAGCTCGCCGTCTGCGGAGAGCCAACTTTCCCAGTCGTAGGTGAAGTCGGCGATCAAACGGAAAAACTGTTCGGGGATCGGTTCACCACGTTGCGGCGTTTGATACGAGTGCGTGTTCATTCAGATATTTTAATCATGTTGATGGCCACCGCGACTGGATTGAC is part of the Mariniblastus fucicola genome and harbors:
- a CDS encoding IS701 family transposase, with amino-acid sequence MDGTWIRQMKPALTRFLNRFSDCFSRKDTRAHMPTYVQGQLSNLARKSVEPIALAAGVPVRTLQEFLAQYAWNEDAVRDRLQQMVATERGSKRAIGVFDETSDVKKGTKTPGVQRQWCGKVGKTDNCMVTVHLAFAQDDFHCLLDGELFLPESWSEDRERCRVAGIPDEMVYQPKWKIALELYDRALSNGLEFEWITFDEGYGSKGPFLRALDAKAQLFIGEVPVSMTGWIKKPGLQHPPKDPCRGRPQKGARVAKDNPKAQPFRKLLEESTRFTNQSWERYRVKDGDKGPMVWEVKHAMIYRPDGKCVSSKRWHLLVARNPLKPDEIKYFLSNAPAATSVQKLLLVAFSRWHVERCFQDQKQDIGLDAWEGRKYLGLKRHMILSCVSYLFLTKMREKLGGKKIWVHRLSGSRRRIGTGPDLVA
- a CDS encoding sigma-54-dependent transcriptional regulator — protein: MNQSVTKPQRILIADDEPLYRNTTAELLGDEGYECVCVEDADDAFAVLQEHSFDLILSDLNMPGNLKLELLKQGRAKYSHIPVIVVTGVPSIPSAIESVRIGIADYLLKPVKFEELLTAVRRVLQQAPAPVKINATPADVPVLREKCPEIIGNSSAMNELLDVVDRVANSNTNVLITGESGTGKEVIASAIHHHSLRRQSAFQVIDCTAIPESLFESVLFGHIKGSFTGAVTDQAGLLRACDGGTAFLDELGELPASSQAKLLRVIQEQTFTPVGDNKSVTVDTRFISATNRDLQAEVNAGTFRQDLFFRLAIIHIELPPLRDRGDDVILLAEGFLQKLRPADSRINGFSDETIDCFRRYRWPGNVREMRNVIERAITLARGKTIHPVDLPAPIRNPAEERNVEMSELAEVSRDEALDSADRAYLTNLLEKHGGVIASAARQAGLSRQGMHKLLKRHGIDVNSFRKKGSETESI
- a CDS encoding PAS domain-containing sensor histidine kinase, whose product is MNTHSYQTPQRGEPIPEQFFRLIADFTYDWESWLSADGELLWVNDAVQRFTGYTPQECLKMDDYPLPLVATEHHQKVAGFVGEGNASSTANNVEFRTQCRDGTQGWCAVSWQPMIDSDGRSLGFRASVRDVSDKRRMREQLRVHNEHLEQLVQERTAQIARLKEHRLKVEKLAALGELAAGVAHEINNPLAGIRNAFALFRRHLPSDVKHYEKLDLIDGEIDRISGITHQMYQLYRPSQQYATRFSVRKVIGEVIALTLPLSRKTDVEVVAKFDSLQASKSLADDEVRLRSGELKQVLLNLVRNAIQASGAKQKVTVSVRTDPDDITINVTDHGHGIAASVIDKIFDPFFSTKSVAIGQGMGLGLSVSRGIIEAMKGTIEASSDPDQGTSFVVRLPRQLE